From Salinirubellus salinus, the proteins below share one genomic window:
- a CDS encoding DUF7117 family protein, with the protein MRIRGERECQDCGTRWSYYETASVECPSCGSLRSVGVEEERTLHTASPRELDLTDVRNDVDRRPLREVAETAADRCREYVRGYGWIDAGELRRLDDTYLAAQELGHVGGLLGRRLEVDEDEEFYLLSLLRGADQDERPAVDEVPDSLRAGRALAYAAAVDAYRSDLRSILEERPDPAASQVLGPVGEHVKRIRAIDGEVPPEEPETLVRAVRGVAEYLLAEDEAALAEAADRLDRLR; encoded by the coding sequence ATGCGAATCCGGGGCGAGCGCGAGTGTCAGGACTGCGGGACCCGGTGGTCGTACTACGAGACGGCCAGCGTCGAGTGTCCCTCGTGCGGGAGCCTTCGGAGCGTCGGCGTCGAGGAAGAGCGGACGCTCCACACCGCCTCTCCGCGGGAGCTGGACCTCACCGACGTCCGGAACGACGTGGACCGGCGACCACTCCGTGAGGTGGCCGAGACGGCCGCGGACCGTTGCCGGGAGTACGTCCGCGGGTACGGCTGGATCGACGCCGGCGAACTCCGGCGACTGGACGACACCTACCTCGCCGCGCAGGAACTCGGCCACGTCGGTGGGCTGCTGGGGCGACGGCTGGAGGTGGACGAGGACGAGGAATTCTACCTCCTCTCGCTGCTGCGCGGGGCCGACCAGGACGAACGGCCGGCCGTCGACGAGGTGCCCGACTCCCTGCGTGCCGGGCGAGCGCTCGCCTACGCGGCGGCCGTCGACGCCTACCGGAGCGACCTCCGCTCGATTCTCGAGGAGCGGCCGGACCCGGCGGCCTCGCAGGTGCTCGGTCCGGTCGGCGAACACGTCAAGCGCATCCGGGCCATCGACGGGGAGGTCCCGCCCGAGGAACCCGAGACACTCGTCCGGGCGGTCCGTGGAGTGGCGGAGTACCTCCTGGCGGAGGACGAGGCGGCGCTGGCGGAGGCCGCAGACCGGCTGGACCGGCTCCGGTGA
- a CDS encoding DUF7385 family protein, with translation MTLFDVHDHRHRLKLLKDAGHTTVVEDRDGVPCPVCGDPFRRALLTERPGRSFDGVDGGFCVGRDADRLYVFTHP, from the coding sequence GTGACGCTCTTCGACGTCCACGATCACCGACACCGCCTGAAACTGCTGAAGGACGCCGGGCACACCACGGTCGTCGAGGACCGCGACGGGGTGCCCTGCCCGGTCTGTGGCGACCCGTTCCGCCGCGCGCTCCTGACCGAGCGGCCCGGTCGCTCGTTCGACGGGGTCGACGGCGGCTTCTGCGTGGGCCGGGACGCGGACCGACTCTACGTGTTCACCCACCCCTGA
- a CDS encoding NUDIX hydrolase, which produces MSEDDATEVRTWREAGEFRRERVSYAAEEEWVAARERIDGGLDWGVGALVERDGEVLLVKQDGRWLLPGGEVEAGETHAEALVRELDEETGVAVDPGERLAVVRNVIRRRGGAPDEERSFRFAIHRATAVDAQTTDDPGLVDEEIEAVAWVTELPADTLDRDLLVRLRGG; this is translated from the coding sequence GTGAGTGAGGACGACGCCACCGAGGTCCGGACGTGGCGCGAGGCCGGCGAGTTCCGCCGCGAACGTGTCAGTTACGCCGCGGAAGAGGAGTGGGTCGCCGCCCGCGAACGCATCGACGGGGGGCTCGACTGGGGTGTCGGCGCCCTCGTCGAACGCGACGGGGAGGTCCTCCTCGTGAAGCAGGACGGGCGGTGGCTCCTCCCGGGCGGCGAAGTCGAAGCCGGCGAGACACACGCGGAGGCGCTGGTCCGCGAACTCGACGAGGAGACCGGGGTCGCCGTCGACCCGGGCGAGCGACTCGCCGTCGTGCGGAACGTGATCCGCCGCCGTGGGGGCGCCCCGGACGAGGAGCGCTCGTTCCGGTTCGCCATCCACCGGGCCACCGCGGTCGACGCCCAGACGACGGACGACCCCGGACTGGTCGACGAGGAGATCGAGGCCGTCGCGTGGGTGACGGAGTTGCCCGCGGACACGCTGGACCGCGACCTGCTCGTCCGGCTCAGGGGTGGGTGA
- a CDS encoding NUDIX hydrolase, with protein MVAGHEVPVDADGWTTVSEALAEGRDRYVTAVVHDGVRFVLVQNAWSDGWVLPGGGVEAGESLAQAAVREVDEETGLSVDVAGVVARVEQRFVHDGTAALGHLTVFDAPAQTTELTRDLGVTPHEIRDAKWFDSIPERTDGLPDTLFERVLRVAGVRPS; from the coding sequence GTGGTCGCGGGACACGAGGTACCGGTGGACGCTGACGGCTGGACCACCGTCAGCGAGGCGCTCGCCGAGGGACGTGACCGGTACGTCACGGCCGTGGTGCACGACGGGGTGCGGTTCGTCCTCGTGCAGAACGCCTGGAGCGACGGCTGGGTCCTCCCCGGCGGTGGGGTGGAGGCCGGCGAGTCGCTGGCCCAAGCGGCCGTCCGCGAGGTGGACGAGGAGACGGGGCTCTCCGTGGACGTAGCCGGTGTCGTCGCGCGCGTCGAGCAACGGTTCGTCCACGACGGGACGGCGGCACTCGGCCACCTCACGGTGTTCGACGCGCCGGCACAGACCACCGAGTTAACGCGTGACCTCGGCGTGACGCCGCACGAGATACGGGACGCCAAGTGGTTCGACTCGATTCCGGAACGGACCGACGGTCTCCCGGACACCCTGTTCGAGCGAGTGCTCCGTGTCGCGGGGGTGCGTCCGTCGTGA
- a CDS encoding tetrahydrofolate dehydrogenase/cyclohydrolase catalytic domain-containing protein encodes MTEVIDGNAVAEDVRESLRGAIETLTDAGHQPGLATVLMSEDRASATYVSMKQRDCEELGIQSFHVEVDVDAPANELYDTVSDLNANDEVDGILVQHPVADHVDYEEVVRRIDPGKDVDGFHPENVGRLVRGDPRFRPCTPHGVQKLLEHTGVETEGADAVVVGRSNIVGTPLANLLARKADDGNATVTLCHSRTEDLAAKTKQADIVVAAAGVPELVDGSMLSEGVTVVDVGYNRVDGEAVGDVEYESAKEVASAITPVPGGVGPMTRAMLLYNTVKAASQRSGIDVDLP; translated from the coding sequence ATGACAGAGGTCATCGACGGCAACGCCGTCGCCGAGGACGTACGCGAGTCGCTGCGCGGTGCCATCGAGACGCTGACCGACGCGGGCCACCAGCCGGGCCTCGCCACGGTGCTGATGAGCGAGGACCGCGCCAGTGCCACCTACGTCTCGATGAAACAGCGCGACTGCGAGGAACTCGGCATCCAGTCGTTCCACGTCGAGGTGGACGTCGACGCCCCCGCCAACGAACTCTACGACACCGTCTCCGACCTGAACGCGAACGACGAGGTGGACGGCATCCTCGTCCAGCACCCTGTCGCGGACCACGTCGACTACGAGGAGGTCGTCCGTCGCATCGACCCCGGGAAGGACGTGGACGGGTTCCACCCCGAGAACGTCGGGCGCCTCGTCCGTGGTGACCCCCGGTTCCGCCCCTGCACGCCCCACGGTGTCCAGAAACTGCTCGAACACACCGGCGTGGAGACGGAGGGGGCCGACGCCGTCGTCGTCGGCCGGTCGAACATCGTCGGCACGCCGCTGGCCAACCTCCTCGCCCGGAAGGCCGACGACGGGAACGCGACGGTGACGCTCTGTCACTCGCGGACCGAGGACCTCGCCGCGAAGACGAAGCAGGCCGACATCGTCGTCGCCGCCGCGGGCGTCCCCGAACTGGTGGACGGCTCGATGCTCTCCGAGGGCGTGACGGTCGTCGACGTGGGCTACAACCGCGTCGACGGCGAGGCCGTCGGCGACGTGGAGTACGAGTCCGCGAAGGAGGTGGCGAGCGCCATCACGCCCGTGCCCGGCGGCGTCGGGCCGATGACCCGCGCGATGCTGCTGTACAACACGGTGAAGGCGGCGAGCCAGCGCAGCGGTATCGACGTGGACCTGCCCTGA